A window of Tautonia plasticadhaerens contains these coding sequences:
- a CDS encoding YkvA family protein codes for MPDNRLTRWFKKAQDETGVTPPAEPIRPEVFVGSDQEKNEAYVREGFAAKARAFLTKLPMAEDVAAAYFCMLDPATPRWVKGVSAAALAYFIFPVDAIVDAIPLAGLMDDVTVLTGALTAISAYITPEHRAKARRWMLAEHLAAPAPPPDDDLIP; via the coding sequence ATGCCCGACAACCGCCTCACCCGATGGTTCAAGAAGGCCCAGGACGAGACCGGCGTCACTCCCCCGGCCGAGCCGATCCGCCCCGAGGTCTTCGTCGGCTCCGACCAGGAGAAGAACGAGGCCTACGTCCGGGAGGGGTTCGCCGCCAAGGCCCGGGCCTTCCTCACCAAGCTCCCCATGGCCGAGGACGTCGCCGCCGCCTATTTCTGCATGCTCGACCCCGCCACGCCCCGGTGGGTCAAGGGCGTCTCCGCCGCGGCCCTGGCCTACTTCATCTTCCCCGTCGACGCCATCGTCGACGCCATCCCCCTGGCCGGCCTGATGGACGACGTCACCGTCCTCACCGGCGCCCTCACCGCGATCTCCGCCTACATCACCCCCGAGCATCGCGCCAAGGCCCGCCGCTGGATGCTCGCCGAGCACCTCGCCGCCCCCGCCCCTCCCCCCGACGACGACCTGATCCCCTGA
- a CDS encoding aldo/keto reductase produces the protein MLPPTHRRGFLAGTAAAGAAVALSNRNATAAAPAARPLNPVPKRPTDTVTLGNTGIEVSLIGIGTGSHGVNQASNQTKLGLKEFTRVIRHAFDSGIRFFDVADQYGSHTYLRSALEGIPRDQYAIQTKTHAKDYKEAKSHLERYRMELGVDYVDTLLLHCMTTADWPQEYAGAMEYISEAKSQGLVRAHGTSCHGMDPLRTSAQHPWVEVDLARCNPEGAVMDSQDPADVTEQLKAMHDAGKGVIGMKICGNGQFKEPERRDASLRFVFSLGFVDCIVVGLESPDQVDDLLARSESALDFARTQRA, from the coding sequence ATGCTGCCGCCGACCCATCGCCGAGGGTTCCTCGCCGGCACCGCCGCCGCCGGGGCCGCCGTCGCCCTGTCGAACCGCAACGCGACCGCCGCCGCCCCCGCCGCCCGGCCGCTCAACCCCGTGCCGAAGCGCCCGACCGACACGGTCACGCTCGGCAACACCGGCATCGAGGTGTCGCTCATCGGCATCGGCACCGGCAGCCACGGCGTGAACCAGGCGAGCAACCAGACCAAGCTCGGCCTCAAGGAGTTCACCCGGGTCATCCGCCACGCCTTCGACTCCGGCATCCGCTTCTTCGACGTCGCCGACCAGTACGGCTCCCACACCTACCTCCGCTCGGCGCTCGAGGGCATCCCCCGCGACCAGTACGCCATCCAGACCAAGACCCACGCCAAGGACTACAAGGAGGCCAAGAGCCACCTGGAGCGCTACCGGATGGAGCTGGGCGTCGACTACGTCGACACCCTGCTCTTGCACTGCATGACCACCGCCGACTGGCCACAGGAATACGCCGGGGCGATGGAGTACATCAGCGAGGCCAAGTCCCAGGGCCTCGTCCGGGCCCACGGCACCAGCTGCCACGGCATGGACCCGCTCCGGACCTCGGCGCAGCACCCCTGGGTCGAGGTCGACCTCGCCCGGTGCAACCCCGAGGGCGCGGTCATGGACAGCCAGGACCCCGCCGACGTCACCGAGCAGCTCAAGGCGATGCACGACGCCGGCAAGGGCGTCATCGGCATGAAGATCTGCGGCAACGGCCAGTTCAAGGAGCCCGAACGCCGCGACGCCTCGCTCCGGTTCGTCTTCAGCCTCGGCTTCGTCGACTGCATCGTCGTCGGCCTGGAGTCCCCCGACCAGGTCGACGACCTGCTCGCCCGGTCCGAGTCCGCCCTCGACTTCGCCCGCACCCAGCGGGCCTGA